From one Triticum urartu cultivar G1812 chromosome 3, Tu2.1, whole genome shotgun sequence genomic stretch:
- the LOC125542752 gene encoding glyoxysomal fatty acid beta-oxidation multifunctional protein MFP-a isoform X2, with translation MAAKGRTEMEVGGDDVAVITICNPPVNSLSIDVLLSLKESYEEALQRKDVKAIVVTGKGGKFSGGFDISSFGDLHSGKIEQPKVGYISIDILTELLEGATKPSVAAIDGLCLGGGLEVSMACHARISTPTAQLGLPELQLGIIPGFGGTQRLPRLVGLTKSLEMMLLSKPIKGEEAHQLGLVDSLVSPNDLVNTARRWALDICELRKPWIKSLYKTDKLEPLGEAREILKFARAQARKQAANLEHPLICIDVIEEGIVSGPRAGLWKEANAFQGLLFSDTCKSLLHVFFSQRATSKVPGATDLGLMPRKITKVAILGGGLMGSGIATAMILSNYPVLLKEVNEKFLNAGIDRIKANLQSRVRKGKMTEERYEKALSLLSGALGYEKFKEVDLVIEAVIENVKLKQQIFADLEKYCPSHCILATNTSTIDLNLIGEKTKSQDRIVGAHFFSPAHVMPLLEIVRTQHTSAQVVVDLLDVGKRIKKTPIVVGNCTGFAVNRMFFPYTQSALLFVDYGMDVYKIDRACTKFGMPMGPFRLADLVGFGVAVATGMQYLENFPERVYKSMLIPIMMEDKRSGEASRKGFYKYEDKRKATPDPEIMTYIQKSRSMAGVTPDAELMKLSDKDIVEMVFFPVINEACRVLDEGIAVKASDLDIASIFGMGFPPYRGGVMLWGDSIGAKYIHGKLAEWAKRYGSFFEPCSYLAERAAKGIPLSAPAASQVKARL, from the exons atggcggccaaggggaggaccGAGATGGAGGTGGGCGGCGACGACGTCGCCGTCATCACCATCTGCAACCCGCCAGTCAACTCCCTCTCCATCGATG TACTCCTAAGCTTAAAGGAAAGCTATGAAGAAGCTCTTCAGAGGAAGGATGTCAAAGCTATTGTTGTTACAG GGAAAGGAGGAAAATTTTCTGGAGGATTCGATATTAGTTCCTTTGGGGATCTTCACAGTGGAAAAA TTGAGCAGCCAAAGGTTGGTTACATATCAATAGACATTCTCACTGAACTTCTGGAAG GTGCAACAAAGCCATCGGTGGCTGCAATTGATGGTCTTTGTCTTGGCGGAGGATTAGAAGTTTCCATG GCATGCCATGCACGTATTTCAACTCCCACTGCTCAATTAGGTCTTCCAGAACTTCAACTTGGGATCATTCCAGGATTTGGAG GAACACAGCGACTCCCACGTCTTGTTGGACTGACAAAGTCACTGGAAATGATGTTG CTATCCAAGCCAATTAAGGGCGAAGAGGCACACCAACTGGGTCTTGTTGATTCCTTAGTTTCTCCTAATGATTTGGTGAATACTGCTCGTCGTTGGGCTTTGGATATCTGTGAGCTCAGAAAGCCATGGATCAAAAGCCTTTACAAGACCGACAAACTGGAACCCCTTGGCGAGGCTAGGGAGATTCTCAAGTTTGCAAGGGCTCAAGCTCGAAAGCAGGCTGCAaatcttgaacacccacttattTGTATTGATGTCATTGAAGAAGGTATAGTTTCAGGACCTCGAGCTGGGCTCTGGAAG GAAGCAAACGCATTCCAGGGCCTTCTTTTCTCAGATACATGTAAAAGCTTACTTCATGTATTCTTCTCTCAGCGTGCAACATCAAAG GTTCCTGGTGCTACAGACTTGGGTTTGATGCCTAGGAAAATAACGAAAGTCGCCATTCTAGGTGGTGGGCTTATGGGTTCTGGAATTGCTACCGCAATGATACTAAGTAACTATCCTGTGCTGCTGAAAGAAGTAAATGAGAAATTTCTGAATGCTGGAATTGACAGGATCAAAG CCAATTTGCAGAGTCGTGTGAGGAAAGGAAAAATGACAGAGGAGAGATACGAGAAGGCTTTATCTCTTCTCAGTGGTGCCCTTGGTTATGAAAAGTTCAAAGAAGTGGACTTAGTTATTGAG GCTGTTATTGAGAATGTGAAGTTGAAGCAGCAAAtatttgctgacttggagaagtaCTGCCCTTCCCATTGCATCCTTGCTACCAACACATCTACGATTGATCTTAATCTAATTGGAGAGAAAACAAAGTCCCAAGACCGTATTGTTGGTGCACACTTCTTTAG TCCTGCGCATGTGATGCCACTCTTGGAAATAGTTCGTACCCAGCACACCTCAGCACAGGTTGTTGTTGACTTGCTGGATGTtgggaagaggatcaagaagacACCAATAGTGGTTGGGAATTGTACTGGTTTTGCAGTCAACAGGATGTTCTTTCCTTACACCCAGTCAGCACTCCTGTTTGTTGATTATGGCATGGATGTTTACAAGATTGATCGTGCATGTACCAAATTTGGAATGCCCATGGGTCCATTCAG GCTTGCAGATCTTGTTGGTTTTGGTGTTGCTGTGGCTACTGGTATGCAGTACCTTGAAAATTTCCCAGAGAGAGTCTACAAGTCCATGCTAATCCCTATTATGATGGAAGACAAAAGATCAG GCGAAGCCAGTCGGAAGGGATTTTACAAGTACGAGGATAAAAGGAAGGCAACTCCTGATCCTGAAATTATGACGTATATTCAGAAATCTAGGAGCATGGCAGGAGTCACTCCAGATGCTGAG TTGATGAAGCTAAGTGACAAGGACATAGTAGAGATGGTGTTCTTCCCAGTCATAAACGAAGCATGCCGTGTCCTTGATGAGGGCATTGCGGTCAAGGCGTCGGATCTTGACATCGCCTCAATCTTTGGCATGGGTTTCCCACCTTACAG GGGAGGGGTCATGCTATGGGGGGATTCCATCGGCGCAAAATACATCCACGGCAAGTTGGCGGAGTGGGCGAAGCGGTACGGCAGCTTCTTCGAGCCTTGCTCCTACCTTGCCGAAAGAGCGGCAAAAGGGATTCCTCTG AGTGCACCAGCAGCAAGTCAAGTCAAGGCCCGGCTATAG
- the LOC125542752 gene encoding glyoxysomal fatty acid beta-oxidation multifunctional protein MFP-a isoform X1 → MAAKGATEMEVGGDGVAVITICNPPVNSLSIDVLLSLKESYEEALQRKDVKAIVVTGKGGKFSGGFDISSFGDLHSGKIEQPKVGYISIDILTELLEGATKPSVAAIDGLCLGGGLEVSMACHARISTPTAQLGLPELQLGIIPGFGGTQRLPRLVGLTKSLEMMLLSKPIKGEEAHQLGLVDSLVSPNDLVNTARRWALDICELRKPWIKSLYKTDKLEPLGEAREILKFARAQARKQAANLEHPLICIDVIEEGIVSGPRAGLWKEANAFQGLLFSDTCKSLLHVFFSQRATSKVPGATDLGLMPRKITKVAILGGGLMGSGIATAMILSNYPVLLKEVNEKFLNAGIDRIKANLQSRVRKGKMTEERYEKALSLLSGALGYEKFKEVDLVIEAVIENVKLKQQIFADLEKYCPSHCILATNTSTIDLNLIGEKTKSQDRIVGAHFFSPAHVMPLLEIVRTQHTSAQVVVDLLDVGKRIKKTPIVVGNCTGFAVNRMFFPYTQSALLFVDYGMDVYKIDRACTKFGMPMGPFRLADLVGFGVAVATGMQYLENFPERVYKSMLIPIMMEDKRSGEASRKGFYKYEDKRKATPDPEIMTYIQKSRSMAGVTPDAELMKLSDKDIVEMVFFPVINEACRVLDEGIAVKASDLDIASIFGMGFPPYRGGVMLWGDSIGAKYIHGKLAEWAKRYGSFFEPCSYLAERAAKGIPLSAPAASQVKARL, encoded by the exons ATGGCGGCCAAGGGGGCGACCGAGATGGAGgtgggcggcgacggcgtcgccGTCATCACCATCTGCAACCCGCCGGTCAACTCCCTCTCCATCGATG TACTCCTAAGCTTAAAGGAAAGCTATGAAGAAGCTCTTCAGAGGAAGGATGTCAAAGCTATTGTTGTTACAG GGAAAGGAGGAAAATTTTCTGGAGGATTCGATATTAGTTCCTTTGGGGATCTTCACAGTGGAAAAA TTGAGCAGCCAAAGGTTGGTTACATATCAATAGACATTCTCACTGAACTTCTGGAAG GTGCAACAAAGCCATCGGTGGCTGCAATTGATGGTCTTTGTCTTGGCGGAGGATTAGAAGTTTCCATG GCATGCCATGCACGTATTTCAACTCCCACTGCTCAATTAGGTCTTCCAGAACTTCAACTTGGGATCATTCCAGGATTTGGAG GAACACAGCGACTCCCACGTCTTGTTGGACTGACAAAGTCACTGGAAATGATGTTG CTATCCAAGCCAATTAAGGGCGAAGAGGCACACCAACTGGGTCTTGTTGATTCCTTAGTTTCTCCTAATGATTTGGTGAATACTGCTCGTCGTTGGGCTTTGGATATCTGTGAGCTCAGAAAGCCATGGATCAAAAGCCTTTACAAGACCGACAAACTGGAACCCCTTGGCGAGGCTAGGGAGATTCTCAAGTTTGCAAGGGCTCAAGCTCGAAAGCAGGCTGCAaatcttgaacacccacttattTGTATTGATGTCATTGAAGAAGGTATAGTTTCAGGACCTCGAGCTGGGCTCTGGAAG GAAGCAAACGCATTCCAGGGCCTTCTTTTCTCAGATACATGTAAAAGCTTACTTCATGTATTCTTCTCTCAGCGTGCAACATCAAAG GTTCCTGGTGCTACAGACTTGGGTTTGATGCCTAGGAAAATAACGAAAGTCGCCATTCTAGGTGGTGGGCTTATGGGTTCTGGAATTGCTACCGCAATGATACTAAGTAACTATCCTGTGCTGCTGAAAGAAGTAAATGAGAAATTTCTGAATGCTGGAATTGACAGGATCAAAG CCAATTTGCAGAGTCGTGTGAGGAAAGGAAAAATGACAGAGGAGAGATACGAGAAGGCTTTATCTCTTCTCAGTGGTGCCCTTGGTTATGAAAAGTTCAAAGAAGTGGACTTAGTTATTGAG GCTGTTATTGAGAATGTGAAGTTGAAGCAGCAAAtatttgctgacttggagaagtaCTGCCCTTCCCATTGCATCCTTGCTACCAACACATCTACGATTGATCTTAATCTAATTGGAGAGAAAACAAAGTCCCAAGACCGTATTGTTGGTGCACACTTCTTTAG TCCTGCGCATGTGATGCCACTCTTGGAAATAGTTCGTACCCAGCACACCTCAGCACAGGTTGTTGTTGACTTGCTGGATGTtgggaagaggatcaagaagacACCAATAGTGGTTGGGAATTGTACTGGTTTTGCAGTCAACAGGATGTTCTTTCCTTACACCCAGTCAGCACTCCTGTTTGTTGATTATGGCATGGATGTTTACAAGATTGATCGTGCATGTACCAAATTTGGAATGCCCATGGGTCCATTCAG GCTTGCAGATCTTGTTGGTTTTGGTGTTGCTGTGGCTACTGGTATGCAGTACCTTGAAAATTTCCCAGAGAGAGTCTACAAGTCCATGCTAATCCCTATTATGATGGAAGACAAAAGATCAG GCGAAGCCAGTCGGAAGGGATTTTACAAGTACGAGGATAAAAGGAAGGCAACTCCTGATCCTGAAATTATGACGTATATTCAGAAATCTAGGAGCATGGCAGGAGTCACTCCAGATGCTGAG TTGATGAAGCTAAGTGACAAGGACATAGTAGAGATGGTGTTCTTCCCAGTCATAAACGAAGCATGCCGTGTCCTTGATGAGGGCATTGCGGTCAAGGCGTCGGATCTTGACATCGCCTCAATCTTTGGCATGGGTTTCCCACCTTACAG GGGAGGGGTCATGCTATGGGGGGATTCCATCGGCGCAAAATACATCCACGGCAAGTTGGCGGAGTGGGCGAAGCGGTACGGCAGCTTCTTCGAGCCTTGCTCCTACCTTGCCGAAAGAGCGGCAAAAGGGATTCCTCTG AGTGCACCAGCAGCAAGTCAAGTCAAGGCCCGGCTATAG
- the LOC125542753 gene encoding putative uncharacterized protein DDB_G0270496 isoform X2 — protein sequence MAPLARKHLKASPSPSPSEASSNSGSDCELHLDDHSDPEDSFFSTGSAANDDVQDSSTSDEEEDDDEESLHDDEDDEEESLHEEEDDGEMGELEQQYRTLQANQQSILQTLKQHRDDDVSRGQAVKNQKALWDKTLEMRFLLQKAFSTSNKLPKDPSKSRFCSHDQEIEQAYVDLLDSSKQTLGCMLDLQKALLEQNQAAKGANDTLPDSNGESDEWSQVQKLHTRITPFRNTEIDKWQRKTQVTTGAAALKGKLHAFNQNISDQVAGYMRDPSRMIDRMYLRKSDVGVFGETAAEPATTVEGKDVEGDPELIDDSEFYHQLLKEFLESCDNGASESAFYALRKKQNKKRKLVDRRASKSRKIRYSVHEKIANFMAPVPMTVPPMASKLFENLFGMGNLQKSAVV from the exons ATGGCGCCACTTGCACGTAAGCACCTCAAGGCATCACCTTCTCCTTCCCCCTCGGAGGCTTCTTCCAATTCAGGCAGCGACTGTGAACTCCACCTTGATGACCACTCCGACCCAGAGGACAGCTTCTTCTCCACAGGGAGCGCCGCCAATGACGACGTCCAGGATTCCTCCACC agtgacgaggag GAGGATGACGATGAGGAGAGCCTCcatgatgatgaggatgatgaggaggagagcCTCCATGAGGAGGAGGATGATGGTGAGATGGGAGAGCTCGAGCAGCAGTATCGCACCCTCCAGGCCAATCAACA AAGCATTCTTCAAACCCTGAAGCAACACAGGGATGACGATGTCTCAAGAGGCCAGGCAGTCAAAAACCAAAAG GCGCTATGGGATAAGACCCTGGAAATGAGATTCTTGCTGCAAAAGGCATTCTCCACTTCAAACAAGCTTCCCAAG GATCCATCCAAGTCAAGGTTCTGCAGTCATGATCAGGAGATAGAGCAAGCATATGTTGATCTATTGGACTCATCGAAACAGACTCTCGGTTGCATGCTGGACCTGCAGAAG GCTTTACTGGAGCAGAACCAGGCTGCAAAGGGTGCGAATG ATACATTGCCTGACTCGAATGGAGAGAGTGACGAGTGGTCGCAAGTACAGAAATTGCATACAAG GATAACCCCATTCAGAAATACCGAGATAGATAAATGGCAGAGGAAAACACAGGTCACAACTGGAGCTGCTGCACTGAAAGGAAAGTTGCACGCATTTAATCAG AACATAAGTGACCAAGTTGCTGGTTACATGAGAGACCCAAGCAGGATGATTGACCGGATGTACTTGCGGAAATCTGATGTCGGTGTATTTGGGGAG ACTGCAGCAGAGCCTGCTACTACCGTTGAG GGGAAGGATGTGGAAGGTGATCCTGAACTTATTGATGATTCTGAATTTTACCATCAACTTCTCAAGGAGTTTCTCGAGTCATGCGATAATGGAGCATCTG AGTCTGCATTTTATGCTCtgaggaagaagcagaacaagaagagaAAACTCGTCGATCGCCGCGCTTCAAAGAGCAGAAAGATAAG GTACAGCGTTCACGAGAAGATTGCTAATTTCATGGCCCCGGTGCCTATGACGGTTCCTCCAATGGCTTCAAAATTGTTCGAGAATTTGTTTGGAATGGGCAACCTGCAGAAGTCAGCCGTGGTCTGA
- the LOC125542753 gene encoding putative uncharacterized protein DDB_G0270496 isoform X1, protein MAPLARKHLKASPSPSPSEASSNSGSDCELHLDDHSDPEDSFFSTGSAANDDVQDSSTSDEEEDDDEESLHEEDDDEESLHDDEDDEEESLHEEEDDGEMGELEQQYRTLQANQQSILQTLKQHRDDDVSRGQAVKNQKALWDKTLEMRFLLQKAFSTSNKLPKDPSKSRFCSHDQEIEQAYVDLLDSSKQTLGCMLDLQKALLEQNQAAKGANDTLPDSNGESDEWSQVQKLHTRITPFRNTEIDKWQRKTQVTTGAAALKGKLHAFNQNISDQVAGYMRDPSRMIDRMYLRKSDVGVFGETAAEPATTVEGKDVEGDPELIDDSEFYHQLLKEFLESCDNGASESAFYALRKKQNKKRKLVDRRASKSRKIRYSVHEKIANFMAPVPMTVPPMASKLFENLFGMGNLQKSAVV, encoded by the exons ATGGCGCCACTTGCACGTAAGCACCTCAAGGCATCACCTTCTCCTTCCCCCTCGGAGGCTTCTTCCAATTCAGGCAGCGACTGTGAACTCCACCTTGATGACCACTCCGACCCAGAGGACAGCTTCTTCTCCACAGGGAGCGCCGCCAATGACGACGTCCAGGATTCCTCCACC agtgacgaggaggaggatgacGATGAGGAGAGCCTCCATGAGGAGGATGACGATGAGGAGAGCCTCcatgatgatgaggatgatgaggaggagagcCTCCATGAGGAGGAGGATGATGGTGAGATGGGAGAGCTCGAGCAGCAGTATCGCACCCTCCAGGCCAATCAACA AAGCATTCTTCAAACCCTGAAGCAACACAGGGATGACGATGTCTCAAGAGGCCAGGCAGTCAAAAACCAAAAG GCGCTATGGGATAAGACCCTGGAAATGAGATTCTTGCTGCAAAAGGCATTCTCCACTTCAAACAAGCTTCCCAAG GATCCATCCAAGTCAAGGTTCTGCAGTCATGATCAGGAGATAGAGCAAGCATATGTTGATCTATTGGACTCATCGAAACAGACTCTCGGTTGCATGCTGGACCTGCAGAAG GCTTTACTGGAGCAGAACCAGGCTGCAAAGGGTGCGAATG ATACATTGCCTGACTCGAATGGAGAGAGTGACGAGTGGTCGCAAGTACAGAAATTGCATACAAG GATAACCCCATTCAGAAATACCGAGATAGATAAATGGCAGAGGAAAACACAGGTCACAACTGGAGCTGCTGCACTGAAAGGAAAGTTGCACGCATTTAATCAG AACATAAGTGACCAAGTTGCTGGTTACATGAGAGACCCAAGCAGGATGATTGACCGGATGTACTTGCGGAAATCTGATGTCGGTGTATTTGGGGAG ACTGCAGCAGAGCCTGCTACTACCGTTGAG GGGAAGGATGTGGAAGGTGATCCTGAACTTATTGATGATTCTGAATTTTACCATCAACTTCTCAAGGAGTTTCTCGAGTCATGCGATAATGGAGCATCTG AGTCTGCATTTTATGCTCtgaggaagaagcagaacaagaagagaAAACTCGTCGATCGCCGCGCTTCAAAGAGCAGAAAGATAAG GTACAGCGTTCACGAGAAGATTGCTAATTTCATGGCCCCGGTGCCTATGACGGTTCCTCCAATGGCTTCAAAATTGTTCGAGAATTTGTTTGGAATGGGCAACCTGCAGAAGTCAGCCGTGGTCTGA
- the LOC125546637 gene encoding uncharacterized protein LOC125546637 — MSQPHRRSTGNGGAVSGAGAGAGGGGDYIKSWIMCGNLQRGFGSLVREPCGLNPDPYYLKGGKMLRPEKWNACFDTDGKVIGFRKALKFIVLGGMDPSIRAEVWEFLLGCYALSSTTEYRRKLRAARRERYQCLVRQCKSMHPSIGTGELAYAVGSKLMDVRTMPKENDSREEVSTSQRASENAPGSTVENSNLNYDSGGAPQSQSCSKSAEVAGFNTHNDSPVYNSSKFMVSSTVVNSCLSDSGDYNDMGEPRYDSETFMEYPSLPGTNLFANDGGDVNGVDESLCSFSVPEDRLRQRDERMHSFQINNNIDLIMESNSSDLFRASNSDSAIFHSDAFKQDRWLDDIGYNREIVDSLKISDAPEADFVDGTKSDSPVANKDRVAEWLWTLHRIVVDVVRTDSHLDFYGESRNMARMSDILAVYAWVDPSTGYCQGMSDLLSPFVVLYEDDADAFWCFEMLLRRMRENFQLEGPTGVMKQLEALWKIMELTDTELFEHLSAIGAESLHFAFRMLLVLFRRELSFEESLSMWEMMWAADFDEDAIRNLEANCLEPLLLDVKNDLSCEVKEESRVNKYTRRKSKSRRSHRRNGEIRVSCNPGVKSSTRNPLCGLSGATIWARHQHMPHLSTNVLTKNGDDELPIFCVAAILIINRHKIIRDTHSIDDAIKMFNDNILKINVKRCVRLAVRLRKKYQYKNQPPDDLISTAGAASALSKMLGGLYGDLPPPTSAAGDDDKPTASVWSSATKMAPPTLRKPSATFAPPTSLLRNQHPRPAAPKPSAAQPPHPLPLASAATTTTTAASFHPALVAVQSTVLEEYDPARPNDYEDYRKEKLKRAKDAEMKKELDRRRREDQERERERELREAEARLREEQSRASSLNISGEEAWKRRAAMSGAGGGATPQRASSPPHGDASGFSIPGSSSSGLGLGAGGQMTAAQRMMAKMGWKEGQGLGKQEQGITAPLVARKTDRRAGVIVDESSSRRPRSANFEGQPTRVVLLRNMIGPGEVDDELEDEIASECSKFGAVLRVLIFEITQANFPADEAVRIFVLFERTEDSTKALVELEGRYFGGRIVHATFFDEGRFERNELAPMPGEVPGFD, encoded by the exons ATGTCCCAGCCGCACAGGCGCAGCACCGGGAACGGCGGGGCGGTCTCaggcgcgggcgcgggcgcgggcgggggaggggacTACATCAAGTCATGGATCATGTGCGGCAACCTGCAGCGCGGCTTCGGCTCCCTCGTCCGCGAGCCCTGCGGCCTCAACCCGGACCCCTACTACCTCAAG GGGGGCAAAATGCTCAGGCCAGAGAAATGGAACGCGTGTTTCGACACCGACGGAAAGGTCATCGGCTTCCGTAAGGCCCTCAAGTTCATTGTCTTAGGG GGCATGGATCCCTCTATTCGAGCAGAAGTTTGGGAGTTTCTTCTTGGGTGCTATGCCTTAAGTAGCACAACAGAGTATAGGAGGAAACTAAGAGCCGCTCGAAG GGAGAGATATCAATGTTTAGTTAGGCAATGCAAGAGTATGCACCCAAGCATTGGTACAGGTGAGCTTGCGTATGCTGTTGGCTCAAAGCTGATGGATGTCAGGACTATGCCAAAAGAAAATGACAGTAGAGAAGAAGTCAGCACAAGTCAACGAGCCTCAGAAAATGCACCTGGCAGTACAGTAGAAAACTCCAACTTAAATTATGACTCTGGTGGAGCACCACAGTCACAAAGCTGTAGCAAATCAGCTGAAGTAGCTGGTTTCAACACACATAATGATAGCCCTGTATATAATTCATCCAAATTTATGGTGTCCTCCACAGTGGTGAATAGTTGCTTGTCAGATTCTGGGGATTACAATGACATGGGTGAACCAAGATATGACAGTGAGACATTCATGGAGTATCCCTCCCTGCCTGGTACAAACTTGTTCGCAAATGATGGTGGGGATGTCAATGGGGTTGACGAAAGTCTTTGTAGTTTCTCAGTTCCTGAAGATAGGTTAAGACAACGTGACGAACGCATGCACAGCTTCCAAATCAATAATAACATAGATCTCATTATGGAGTCCAATTCCAGTGATCTGTTTCGGGCTAGCAACAGCGACTCAGCCATCTTTCACTCTGATGCGTTCAAACAGGATAGATGGTTAGATGACATTGGCTACAACAGGGAAATAGTAGATTCTTTGAAGATATCTGATGCGCCAGAAGCAGATTTTGTTGACGGAACCAAATCCGACAGTCCAGTCGCAAACAAAGACAGAGTCGCCGAGTGGCTATGGACACTGCATAGAATTG TGGTCGATGTTGTCAGAACAGATAGCCATCTTGATTTCTATGGAGAATCAAGAAATATGGCGAGAATGTCAGATATACTTGCAGTTTATGCATGGGTTGATCCTTCCACTGGATACTGTCAAG GTATGAGCGATCTGCTTTCCCCTTTTGTTGTTCTATACGAGGATGATGCAGATGCCTTTTGGTGTTTTGAGATGTTACTGAGAAGGATG CGTGAAAATTTCCAGCTCGAGGGACCGACAGGAGTTATGAAGCAGTTGGAAGCATTGTGGAAGATCATGGAATTGACCGATAcggaattatttgagcatttatcAGCAATTGGTGCGGAAAGCCTCCATTTTGCTTTCCGGATGCTGCTAGTGCTTTTTCGTCGAGAGCTATCTTTTGAGGAGTCGCTGAGCATGTGGGAG ATGATGTGGGCTGCTGATTTTGACGAAGATGCAATTAGGAATTTGGAAGCAAACTGCCTAGAACCATTGCTACTGGATGTGAAGAATGATTTGTCATGTGAGGTCAAAGAAGAGTCCCGGGTGAACAAGTACACGAGAAGAAAATCCAAAAGTAGGAGATCCCATCGTAGAAATGGTGAAATCCGCGTGTCTTGCAACCCTGGAGTGAAATCTAGTACAAGAAATCCCCTGTGTGGCTTGTCAGGTGCCACTATCTGGGCAAGGCATCAACATATGCCTCATTTGAGTACAAATGTCTTGACAAAGAATGGAGACGACGAACTGCCTATATTCTGTGTAGCAGCAATCTTGATAATCAATCGACACAAGATTATTAGAGATACTCACTCAATAGATGATGCTATCAAG ATGTTCAACGACAATATACTGAAAATCAATGTAAAAAGATGCGTGCGCCTGGCTGTCAGGCTGAGGAAGAAGTACCAGTACAAG AATCAACCACCCGACGACTTAATTTCCACCGCCGGTGCGGCCTCTGCTTTGTCGAAGATGCTGGGCGGACTGTACGGCgacctcccgccgcccacctcgGCGGCCGGCGACGACGACAAGCCGACGGCCTCCGTCTGGTCGAGCGCCACCAAGATGGCGCCGCCGACCCTCCGCAAGCCCTCAGCGACCTTCGCCCCTCCCACGTCCCTCCTCAGGAACCAGCACCCCCGCCCCGCCGCTCCCAAGCCCAGCGCCGCGCAGCCGCCGCACCCCCTCCCcctcgcctccgccgccaccaccaccaccaccgcggCCTCCTTCCACCCCGCCCTCGTCGCCGTGCAGTCCACCGTGCTCGAGGAGTACGACCCCGCCAGGCCCAACGACTACGAGGACTACCGCAAGGAGAAGCTCAAGCGGGCCAAGGACGCCGAGATGAAGAAGGAGCTCGACCGGAGGCGCCGCGAGGAccaggagagggagagggagcgCGAGCTGAGGGAGGCCGAGGCCCGCCTCCGCGAGGAGCAGTCCAGGGCCTCCTCCCTCAACATATCCGGCGAGGAGGCCTGGAAGAGGAGGGCCGCCATGAGCGGTGCTGGCGGCGGCGCTACTCCTCAGAGGGCCTCGTCTCCGCCCCACGGCGATGCCAGTGGCTTCTCCATCCcaggctcctcctcctctggaTTGGGCCTGGGCGCTGGCGGCCAGATGACCGCTGCCCAGAGAATGATGGCCAAGATGGGGTGGAAGGAAGGCCAGGGGCTTGGCAAGCAGGAGCAGGGAATCACAGCGCCTCTGGTCGCTAGGAAGACCGACCGGAGGGCAGGGGTTATTGTCGATGAGAGCAGTTCCAGGAGGCCCAGATCAGCCAACTTTGAAGGCCAGCCCACCAGAGTAGTGCTTCTGCGCAATATG ATTGGTCCGGGCGAGGTTGACGACGAGCTGGAAGACGAGATTGCCTCGGAATGCTCCAAGTTTGGGGCTGTGTTACGCGTGCTGATATTCGAGATCACCCAGGCAAACTTCCCCGCGGACGAAGCAGTGAGGATCTTTGTGCTGTTCGAGAGGACAGAAGACTCGACCAAGGCGTTGGTTGAACTGGAAGGGCGCTACTTTGGCGGACGCATAGTGCACGCGACCTTCTTCGACGAGGGAAGGTTTGAGAGGAACGAGCTTGCTCCGATGCCCGGGGAAGTACCAGGGTTCGACTAA